The Sandaracinus amylolyticus genomic interval AATCGCGAGACTGCCGTGTTACCAGCGAGTTACCATCAAACTGGCAATTGTCATGGGAGTCGCCTTTCGACGACCATTTCAATACTTTTGGTCATCGAGAACCCGTCCTCGGCACCAGCAGAATCTGGCGCTCATGACTGTGAATCGGAGGTCGCGTACCCACGCTACGGGGGGTCACGTCATCATCGGGGTCGTTTAGGACGCAAATACTCGACATCACATGACGTCGTATTGACGGCACTGACGTCGTATTGACGGCACGACGCTCTTGCGCGCCGGTCTTCAGAGAACTCAACCGCAGGCTCTCCGCGTCCTGACGACGCTGGATCTCAGTCCATGTGGCTCGAGCGGAAAGCGTCGCGTAGACCGCTCTCTTGAAACCGTTCGGAAACGGTCTTTCGTCGCGCTCCAAGTCGAGTCGACTCTAATCAGCCAGTTCAACCCGGCATCCGTCACGGGCTATCCCGTTGAGAGCGTTCGACCGAAGCGCTAGTTGCAAACTCAGAATATTGAAGAATGGCGAGAACGCCGGCAGCCTCGGGCCGGGGTGTGGTTGCCAGCGTGACGACCTCACTCGCATCACAGGTTCGCTCGAGCAGCGGGTCAGTGATGTGAGACGATGCGCAGATGCTGACGCTCGGGATCGACCTCGGCGCACAAGCGAACGAGACCTACGGTTGCGCGATCGACTGGTCCGGGGGAGCCTGTCGGGTTGCGGCGCTGCACCCGAAACTCGACGACGAGCGTCTCGTGAAGCTCGTCACCGATGACGCGTTCGCCGCGATCGGCGTCGACGTGCCGTTCGGCTGGCCCGTTGCGTTCGTAGAGCTCCTCACGGCCCGGGGGTCCGCGCAATCGTGGAGCGTCGACGCCGCGAGGCTTCGGCTTCGAGACACCGATCGCCACTGCAAGCGCCTGACGGGCAAGGACCCGCTCTCGGTCTCGTCCGATCGGATCGCCGCGCCGGCGATGCGGTGGCGGCTGCTCGCGACACGCGTCGCGTCGGCATCCGCCCGGCTCCATGAGGTCTACCCGGGCAGCGCGCTCGCGGTCTGGAGCTTGGAACACAAGGCGTACAAGAACGCCGACCAGCGGGACGCGCGAATCCGCATCCTCTCGGCGCTGCGCGCGAAGCTCTCACTCTGCGTCGTGGACGCCGATGCCGAGTGCCTCGCGACGTGTGCCGACGCCCTCGACGCGCTCGTCGCGAGCCTCATCGCGCGCGCAGTGGCGCTCGGGCGCGTGCACCCGATCCCGCCGGACCTCGAAGCGGCGGCAGCATGCGAGGGTTGGATCCAGATCCCCACTTGCAACGTCGCAGAGCTGCGCTGCTAGCACGCAGTCGCCGTAAGTCTCGCGGTCAGTTCCGCTGCGACGGGCGCTCGCGCGTGCGCGGCGTTCTGTCGCGCTTGGAGATCACGGCTCCATCGCGCTATCGATCGGGCTCGAATGAGCGACCTCTCCGACGCACTCGAGCAACTCGATCGCTTGCATCAGTTCTTCGCAGATCGCGGTGATGCTGACGTTTATGCGGAGCTGTACCGCTTCGTCGCGGCGCTCGAGGCCGACGCGAGAACCAGCTCCGTCTTCGCGGAGCTCGTCGAGGAATGCGTCGAACGTCTCCGCGCCGCTCAAGCTCAGGACGAAGCCATCGCCCGGGAGGTCGTCGAGCTTCGAAGGGAGATTGTGCTCGAATTGCCGCAGCTCGAGGACAAGCCGCAAGACGTCGCAAGCGGCCCGGACGTCGACCCGTTTCCACGGCAGTGGTCGCTGGCACGCTTCGACGAGTTGGCCGCGGGAACGAGCTCCATCCGGTTCTCTCTCCTCGCACGCGACATCGACGACGGCTCGCTCGCGACGAAACTCATTCGAATCCTCGAGAGCCGGCTCCGTCGGATGGGCGAGGACGAGTTGTTCCCAAACGAACCGGGAGCAGCAACACCTTCGAGCGAGTTCATCCGAAGTGTCTCCAGGATCAAGCGCCGCCACCAGCACTTCGTGCGCGATTGGCTGCTCTACACGCGGACCGACGGATGCGCTTCCGCGCTGCGGATCCTCGGCATTGCTCGTGACGTCAACCCGAAACCGCGAGCATTGAGCACTGACCTCGCCCTGTTCGCGCTTCTCGAGGAAGCGTGGGTGGAGGTGGCCTATCCGTTCCGCAACCTGCGCGCGAATACGTTTGGCGAGCGAGTCGAGATGGCGAACACGCCACGCGACGCCGAGCTCGTCGCGATGATTCGCACCGAGGCCCGACGCGCATACGAGGAAACTCGCCGACGCCTGCTCTCGATGCGATCCCACCGCGCGCTCGTGCTCCGGTTCGCGCAGTGGGTTCAGCTCTACGGACGCAACGAGCTGTACGACCTCGCCAAGAATACGCCCGGCAAAGTCGAGGACGTGCTCACACAGCAGCTCGCGCGCTTTCTGTTCGAGCGCGGGCTTAACCCACTCACGAAAGCCAACGTCGGCCCGTCGCAGCCGGACCTGCTGGATCCGACCACGCGATGGAGCTTCTACGTCGAAGCGAAGCAGTACAATGAGGCGGGCAGGAGTGTCGTGAAGAAGGCGGTCAGACAGATCGCCGACACGCTGCTCCCGTTGCGCGCGCTGCCGAACGGCATCCGGGAAGCATTCCTCGTCGTGTTTCGCGTGGGAGGCCCGCGGCTCGTGCTCCCGCCGGAGGTGCCCGTCGATGGTGTCCGCATCTGGCCGGTGCTGGTGGACATCGCGCCGAGTTCCGAAGCGAACTCGCACCAGAAGCACACGCCGATCGTGGTCTCGCTCGAGGAGCTGCTCGCGCACGACGAGCAATGAGATACCTTGATAGCTTTCCCACGCTCGTTGACGCGCGCGCAAGGATCCGAGCGACCCTGGTGGCCCAGTTGGGCGGGCGAGTTCTGGGCGCGCCTCGGGACGTGACGCGCCTACACGAGCAGTACGGGCAGCGCGATGCTCGAAAGCCGGTCGCGAAACTCCAGAAGTTTCTTCCGGCTCATCTGGCCCACTTGGTCGCGCTTGCGATAGAGCTTCCCTGTCGAGAGGCAGAGTTTCAGACCCGTGCCGCGCTCGTGTGCGTGAGGATTCGAAGGAAAGTAGTCAGCATCGTACCTGTGGATCTCCCACAACCGCCCGTCTTGTTTGACGACCTTCTCAAGCAGCAGGTCGGACTCCCCCGGCGGCACTCCAACTTCTTCGTCTTTGAGGTGCAGCGTTGCGAGGACGACGGGCGACGCAGGCCAGTCGTAGGCCGCAAGCTGCTCAGCGATCGTCGAGGCGTCCCCAACCGCGCCGACGAGATGGCGTTCTTCTCGTACGCTCAGATGGACGCAGAGTGCCTCGGCAACATCGCGGAACGTCGTGGGCACTCCGCGACTCCGCGACAAGATCTTTGCCGCTTCGTCAATGGCAGCAATGGTCTGGGCAATCGGGTCAATCGTCATGCGACAACGCTCCGGGAATTCATTCTGACTGATCTATCACCCCGACAACCGTCCGTTCGTTGGGACGCCAGACTGATTACGAAGGCGAGATCACCCGACTATGGAGCCTGACGATCCGTGCGGCGAGCCCACGCAGCGAAAGGACCCCGGCCTCCCCGCGCTGGAAGCGAGTCAACAAGCAATCACGCAGTAGTCGAGCCGTTCGACGGAACCCACAGTTCCGCCTGCTTCCGGCTGGGCGCGGACCACGCAACAGCGCTACAGCAATGCTCGCCGAAACCGTTTTCGGTAGGGCGGCCGCGCGTACAGGGCGTCCCGCCCATTGCCGGAGGACGATATGACCACCGAGGTTGACCTCGCGCGACACGTGGCGGGCAGGATCGTCGTCGTAACCACCGAAGAGCTCGCAGCCCTCCTAGAGTCAGCCGTTCGGCGCGCACTCGATTCTCTTGAGGGTAGGTCGGCAGCACTCGAGTGGCTCGACGCGGCGGCAGCTGCGGAGTTGCTCCGCGTGCACCCCCGCACGATTGGCAAGCTGGTGCGGCAGCAAGGGTTGCCAGCGCACCGCATCGGCAAGCTCTACCGCTTCGAGCGTCGCGAGCTGCTCGCATGGATCGAGAAGCACCGCGCTCCTACGCCGAAGCACCTGCGCGAGTTTCGCGCCGTGCGCTAGTATCGTGTACAAGTAACCGACAGCCATGAACGAGAGCAAGCCGCGTGGTCCCGGAGGACGCTCGCCGAGAGCCGATCGGGCGGCCGAAGTCCGTGTGACTGTACCCGCGACGCGAACCGAGCGCGATCGGTGGCGACACGCACATCGGGATCTCGGTTTAGCGATGGCGGAAACGGCGCGCGCAGCCTTCGAAAGCGTTGTGGCTCGAGCGGAGGCGAAGAGGAAGCGAGGCGACCGATGACGAGTGGCCAACGGCGAACGAGTGGACGCGGCTCTGTCTATCGACGGTCCGGCACCCGGGTTTTCTGGTGCAAGTACGCCGGACCCGATGGACGTCGCGTCCAGGAGTCGACGGAGACAAGCGATCGGCGCGCGGCGCTGAGTTACCTGGCAAGCCGCGTCCGCGAGGTGGTCGACGGCACGTGGGCCCCGAAGAACGGCGCCCAACTGCCGGCAACGCGCACGTTCGAGGACGATTGGAACGAGTGGCTCAAGGGGCGAGAGGACGTGAAGACGCTCGCCGACAACCGCTCCGCGGGCCGCGATCACATCCTGCCGGTGCTCGGGAACCTCGTCACGCGCGAAGTGACAACGGGCCAGATCGCCGATTTCCTTGCCGAGCTGCGGCGGAAAAAGAGCGCGAGGGGGACGCCACTCGCGAAGAACACGATCCGCAACATCAACGCGCTGGTCGTGACGTTCTTCGCGGACATGGAGCAGCACGGGAAGATCGCGCGCACGCCGTACGCCGGGCTCCGCAAGAGCCAAAAACCGAAGAAGGCGTCACGCCACGAGATCGTCGCGGCAAAGCGCGTGTTCTCGCATCAAGAGGTCTCGACGCTCCTCTTCGACGTTCGCGTCGCGCAGGACCGTCGCGTGCTTTACGCGCTCCAGTTCTTCACCGGGACGCGTTTCGGTGAGGCGGCTGGACTGCGCTGGCGCGACTACGACTCCGCGGCAGAGCCGCTCGGTGTGATTCGCATCACTCACCAGTACGAGGATCTGCCGCTCAAGGGGAAGCGTGCAGAGCCGGGCCCGCCGCGCACCGCGCCCGTGCACCCGCAGCTCGCGGCCATGCTCGCCGCGTGGAAGCACCAGGGATTTCCGATGCAGTTCGGGCGGCCGCCGCAGCCCGACGATTTCATCTGCCCCCAGAGCTCCGGCGAGTGCCGAAAGCTTCGAACGGTGGACAAGCAGCTCCTCGTCGATTGCGCCGCGGTGCGAGTTCCCTCGACGGGCCAGACGCATGCGTTCCGACGTGCGTTCAAGACCATCGCCGTCGCAAACGGCGCTCCCGAGGTCTGGATCGAGCGCATCATCCACAACGCTGCGGGTGGCGTCGCGGAAGGCTACCTGGCGGACGATTACCCGGCGATGTGCCGGGCGGTTCAGTGCATCCCGGTGACCGCGCCGAGCCCCGGCGACGTTGTGCCTCTGCGAGCGACCGCGGATGAACTGCCGATAGACCCCCCGGGGCAGCCCGGCGGCGGTTCGCGCCCGCGCCGTGGCTACAGTCGTGGCTACAGTCGCCGCTCCACGGCTCGGTTTGCTTTGAAAACGGATACTGGTGACGGGAGTCGAACCCGCGGCCTCTCGACTGAGAATCGAGCGATCCCATCCCGACGGGATCTCCACCAGCGTGAAGGTCGAACACGAAGCCGTGCGCGGAGAGCGGATGGGGGGAGTCGCACCCCCGAGGTCTCGGATGGCGCCCGAGATCCGGCGCTCGCCGGGTCACCCGCGAAGAACAAAGGGCCGACCAATCAAGTGCGACCGAGAGCCCTGTACTCTCGTGCGGCATTCGGCCCGGGATCGATCAGGGCGCGAAGCTGCCCCGCCCTTCTCCGTCTCTCGGAGGCCCAGGCGGGGCAGCTCTTCCCTCGCTCACGCGGTCTCGATCTCCATCCGCTGGATCACGTCGACCCAGCCTGCCCCCTCGCCCCGCGCCTGCGCGAAGGCGGCGATCACGTCGAACACGCGGTCGGAGAAACCTCCGACGTTGAGCACGTCGTCGCGATCGGGCGCCTGCGTGTGCGCGTAGGGCTGGAGATCGATGCAGACGAGCTTGGCGCGCGGGCAGCGCGCCTTGAGCTTCGCCCACTCGGTCATCGTCGCCGACGCACCGTGCCCAGAAGCAGAGCCGCGCGCGGACGCGTCGACCCAGGACTGGTTGTCGGAGACGTACACCACGAGATCCGCGTGCTCGCGCTTCTCGTTGAGATGCGCGAGGGGCAGCGACACCGAGGTGCCGCCGCCGCCGACCGCCGCGAGCTTCGTCGCGTTGGTCAGCACGGTGTCGCGCGGCTCGAGCACGACGTCGCGCAGGCGATCGTCGAACGGGAGCACGCGCGCGTGCGTCGCGGTGCGGAGGAACGACGCGGCGATCAACGCCGCCACGTCGACGCAGCGCACCGCGGTGGTCTGGCCCTCGCCGCGATCGCCGGTGACCGGCGACTGCATGGAGCCCGACACGTCGGGGAGCACCCACACGCGGCCCTCGACGCGCGGCACGTTCGCGATCGCCATCTCGAGCGCGTCGTGCAGCGCCTCGACCACCACGCGCGGCAGATCCGATCCGCGCGTCGCGACGTACGCGATGAGGAGCTGGTACGGGAACACGCGCGACTTCGCGATCGCCTCGCGATCGCGCAGGCGCTCGGCGATGAGCTCCGGCATGCCGGGCACGCCGAACACGCCGTGACGCGCGAACGTCGCGAGGTTCATGCGCGTCACCTGCCAACCCGCGTGCTTCGCGATCTCCACCCACTCGTTGGTGCCGAGCGGGAGCGACGTGAGCAGCTGGTACGGCACGTCGGGCACCTCGCCCGTCACGTCGGTCTTGTACTGCTCGAACGCGCGCACGAGCGGCGGCAGATCCTTCGCGTCGTAGGTGCGCCCGATCAAATACGCGTAGAGCGCGCGACGCGCCGGCGTGAGCGGCTTCGGGTGCACCATCTTCACGACGTCGGCGAGCGACGGGCGCTCACCGATCGACGCGCGGAAGAGCTCGTCGTCGTCCTGCGCGTCGAGCCAGCCACGCACCGCGCGCTTGGGGCGCGTCCCGAGCGATTTGCGCCCGATGCGGCCCGAGCGGACGATCTGCACGAACGTGCGGACCATGCGCGCGTTGTCGACGACGCGCGGGAACACCTTCGCGAAGAGCGTCGGATCGCGCAGCGACAGCACCGCGACGAGGAGCGCGGGCATGTCCTTCATGTGCGCCTCGCGACGCGCGTAGAGCGCGGTCTTCGCGAGGAACACGGGATCGACTTTCGTCGCGAGCGCGAGTGTCTGCTCGAGCTGGTTCTCGTCGGTCGCGTAGTACGTCGCGCCGAGGCATCCGGTCACCGCGAGCTGCGCGAGCGCGTGCTCCGCGGAGAACGCGTACGCGTTGCCGCCGGCCTCGTGGATCGTGTCGGTGCCCGGCAGGCGCGCGCCCGAGTACGTGCGGAAGAGCGTCGTGTTCACCATGGCTCATCACCTCACCTTCTTCTCCTCGCGCGACGATTCGCGCGCGTGACACGCCACCCTGGAGTTGCACCAGGTCCACCGGGTTTTGGAGGCCCTTCGGCTCTGCAGCCTGTGACGTAGGTGAGTCGGGGAGATCGACCGAGAGGAGCTCGGCAGTGGGGGACTACGAGCGAACGCGGTCGCCCCGACTCGTTCGTGGATCACGCCATGTGAGGGAGTCGAACCCTGCTCACTCCGTCGACAGCGGAGTCGCATCCCGGATGCGTTCACACGGCAGACGAAGACCCGCGCCGACTGGCATCGACGCGGGCCTCCATCGATCGAAATGGCGAGGTGGTCAGTCGCTCGAGCGCTCGATCAAGCGCTCTCGCTCAGCTCCGACTGCCACCACATCCAGCTCTTCCACGCCTCGGGCACGCCACGACCGAAGTCGAGACGCACGAACAGCATGGGGAGCTCCTTCGGACGGACCGGCGGATGACGGAGCGCCATGCCCGCCTGCTCGGGCGTGCGGCCACCCTTGCGCGTGTTGCAGCGCGCGCACGCGGTGACGATGTTCTCCCAGCTCGTGCGGCCGCCCTGCGATCGCGGCACGACGTGGTCGAACGTCAGCTCACGCGGGGGCGCATTCCGGCCACAGTACTGGCAGGCGAAACCGTCGCGCGCGAGCACGTTGGCGCGGCTGAACTTCACACCGCGCTTCGCGTGGCGGACGTGACGCACGAGGCGCACGACCGCGGGCATCTTCACGGTGATGCTCACCGAGCGGATGTCCTCGTCGTACTCCGAGAGCACCTCGACCTTGCCGTCGAAGAGCATCGTGATCGCCTTCTGCCAGGAGACGACGCGATGCGGTTGGTATGTGTGCGTCAAGACGAGCGTCTGCATGGGAACACCTCGGGGGATGTTGCGGACGGCAAGACTCGAACTTGCACTCGGCGATACCTGAACCCGCTGCCTCTGCCGTTTGGGCTACGTCCGCATGTCTTCTCTGGATTGTGTCTGGATTCGACCCTCCTAGCAGGAGGGATGCCCGGAGCAGGACTCGCACCTGCATCGCCCTCGATCGGGCCCCGGCGCCTCACACCGGTGTGTCTGCTGTTTCCACCATCCGGGCCGAGCTCGTCGCCGACGCGACGAGCACGCAACGCTCTCGGGAGGACTCGAACCTCCAACCTCCGGCTTCGCAGCCCGGCGCCCGCTCCATTCGGGCCTCGAGAGCAGAGAACGAAAGAGGGCCGGCGAGGGTTCGCCAGAGGGTGAGCAGCCCGGCGGCATCCGGCCCGGTGAGTGAGCGCGACGCGCGTAGCGGCCGGCGAGGAAACGCCGGAGGGTGTGAGACCCGGCTGCATCCGGCCCACGCGTGTCGCCGTGCGCGATGCTGATTCGAGTCGCATCGCACGATGCCCCAGGGAGGGATCGAACCTCCACCTTCCGCTCTTCACGCGGACGCTCGACCTTCGAGCTGCCAGGGCACTTCGATGGCGCCGAGCGGATGGTGGTCCGCTCGGCGCCCACGGCTTCGTCTTCGGTTGTCAACGAACCGCTCCGGACGGACCGGGGCGTCTCGACGCGCTGGAGCCGCGCGCCGATCTCGATCAATTTCGATTGAATCGCGAAACTATCGCGTTTGAACGCGACAGATCACGCGCCGATCATCGATGTGTTCTTCGCACCACGAAGGCGCGCGGCGCGGAGCCAGCGCCGCATCGCCGCGCTCGGGCGCGGATCGAACGGACGAGCTGGCAGGGCGCGCGAGCGCGGCCGGGGTGCGAGAGAACGCAAGCGCACGGGGGCTCTCCAGGAGGCTCGCGTCGCGCGCGAGCACGACGAGAGGCGGACGAACGAGGAAGATCCCGGTGGCGCGACGATCGGCGAGCGGTCGGGGACGAACGCGCGACGGAACGACGAAGGCCGCCGGGGGGAGATCCCAGGCGGCCTTCGCGGACACACGGAGTGCGCGAGAAGAACGCCTAGGTGTGGCCCTCCAGGCAACGAAGGCCCGACGAGCGCACGAAGAAGGGCGGGGCCGGCTTCGAGCTGCCGTGCCCGTTCTGCGGATATCCCGCCGCGCGATCGACCGCCGGCAGGAGCGTGCCCAGCGAATCGCCGGGGCACGGGAAGGAGACGCCCGTGGTGCCGAGCACGACGCGGTTCGCGCCGTGGCTCTCACGCCAGCTCTCGACCTCTTGCATCGCGATGCGTTCGATCGAGCCGACACCGACACACTCGTGCATCTGCACGAGCCCGCGAGCGAACGACACGCCCTGCAGGTCGCCCTGCAAGCGCGCGCTCGAGCGCGAGATGTTCCGGTGCCTCGTCATGATGCGGTCGGTTGTACGTGGGCCTTCGACGACTGTCAAACGAAAAAGTTTTGGCGCTCGAATTCTTTCTGTTCGTCGAGCACGGACGTTCAATCCGAACATCGCGACGCGCACGTGCGCGCTGCGCGTCGGGGGGTACGTTGCCCCCGTGACCTGGGTCCCTTCCGAGAGCGACACGCCGTTCGATCGGCTCGGTGGCGAGACGCGCGTCCGCGCGCTCGCCGAGGCCTTCTACGACGCGATGGATCGCGACGAGCCCGCGCTCGCGCGCCTGCACGAGCTCGACGCCGAGGGTCGCGTCGCGCGCGGACCGCGCGATCGCTTCGCGCTGTTCTTGATCGAGTGGCTCGGGGGCCCGCGCGCGTACTCGCCGACGCACGGGCACCCGCGCCTGCGCATGCGCCACGCGCGCGCGCCCGTCGACGTCGCGATGCGCGACGCGTGGCTGCGCTCGATGTCGCGCGCGATGGACGCGATCGGCGTGGACGTCGAGCTCCGCGCGTTCCTCGATCGACGGTTCGCCGAGGTCGCGGACTTCCTGCGCAACACGCCGGGCTGAGCTCACTCGCCGGTCCAGTCCTTCCCGCCGTTCGCGATGCGGATCGCGCGCCCCACGTGCTCGAAGAGCGCGGGGTCCATGCCGTTCCGCTGCGCGAGCGAGGGCTCGCTCTTCCACATGCGGCCGAGCGACTCGTGGATGCCGCGATCGCCGCCCGTGAACTCGCGCACGAGCGCCATCCATCGCGACGCGATCGACTGCATGCGCGGGTCAGCGGGATCGACGCCTTCGTCCATCGCCTGCTTCGCCTCGGCGATCAGCAGCGGCCACGCCTGCTCGACCTCGCGGATGCGCTCCTCGCCGACCTCGACGCGCCGCTGCTCGAGCTGCTTTCGCTGCTCTTCGTCGTAGTACTTCTCGATCATCACCGTCTCCTCGATGGTGCGGAGCAAGTCCTCCGCGGACACCTTCGATCCCGCCCTCAGCGCGAGCGCGACGCGCTCGAGGCGCACCACGAGCCGCTGCTGCTCGGCGATGAGCTCCTTCGCGCGCGCGAGGTGCCGCTCGATCGCGTCGAGCGGCGATGCATCGCGCCGCGCGAGGAGCGCGCGGATCTCGTCGAGGGACATGCCGACGGCGCGCAGCGAGAGGATCTGCTGGATCCGCATCAGCTCGCGCTCGCCGTAGACGCGATGTCCGGCGCGCGTGCGGCGCGCGGGACGCAGCAGACCGACCTTCTCGTACCAGTGCAGCGTGCGCACCGAGATCCCGGTCGCGCGCGCGAGATCGCCGACCTTCCAGAGCTTCGCGTCGTCCGCCATCGACTGCCTCGACGACGGACACTCTGCGTCCTGACGTCACGTCAGGTGCAAGGGCGTCGATGCGAATTCGTCGTCGCGGAGCTGCGCGCTCACCGCCTCGGGGTGCGTGACGTGGAGCACGTGGCCCGCGCCCGCGACGGTCACGATCTCGCACGCGGGGCGCACCTCGAGCGGGTCCTGATCGCCGTGCACGATCGTGACGGGCACGGCGATCGCCTCGAGGAGACGGCGCAGCTCGGCGCGGGCCTCGAGCGTCGAGGCGCCCGCGAGCGCGCGGGCGATGCGCGACGCGACCCCGGGGCGGCGCAGGTGCGCGTGCGCGCTCTCGACCGCGGGATGCACGTCGCCCGCGCCGAGGAAGCGTCGCTGCGCGCGCTCGAGGCTCATGCCGCGGAGAGCACGCGACGTGAGCGCCGCGCACCGCAGCATCGCCGGCGCACGCCGCTGCAGGAACGCGGGCGAGACGAGCACGAGACGCGAGACCCGCTGCGGCCGACGCGCCGCGAAGCGCAGCGCGAGCCCTGCGCCGAGCGAGTGGCCCACCAGCACGATCGGCCGCGCTCGATCCGCGAGCAGCGCGTCGAGCCACGCGACGTCGTCGACGCGCGCAGGCGACGATCGACCGAGGCCCGGCAGGTCGACGCGCGCGCTCGAGCCCGGCGTGAGATCCGCGACGTCGCGCCAGCTCTCGGCGTCCCACGGGAGGCCGTGCAGGAAGAGCGTCTGCGCGGTCTCCGGGCGTCCGACGACGAACGTGCGGCTGCCCGCGACATCGCGGATCGTCGCTGCGCCCGACGGCGCGCACGCGCCGAAGCGCGTCGACGTCAGGTACGTCGCCCATCGTCGCAGCGTCGTGTCGAGATCGGGCATCTCGATCCCGACCGCGCGCGCATGCTCCTCGGCCGAGCGCGTGTCGTAGTCGTCTTCGCTGAGGAACGTGAGCGTCTCGGGATCGACGCCGGTGAGCGAGCGCGGAAGCGCGCGCAGCAGCGCGGGCGCCAGCACGCGCGTCGGCGCGGCGACGCCGAGGTGGTCGCCGATTCGTCGCACGAGCTCGGGGAGCGGCGGCGTGCGCGCGTCGAGCACGCAGAGCTCTCGTCCGATCGTCTCGTCGCGCTCGGGCGCGGTCGCGAGCATCGCCGCGACGTGATCGACCGCGACCACCGGCACGTTGGTGCGTGCGCTCCCGGCGAGCGCAGGGAGCTCACCCGCGACCATCCGTCCGATCATCTCGCCGAGCCCGGTGACCTGGATCGTCTCGCCGGTGCGCGAGTCGCCGATGACCGTCGACGGGCTGACGATCGTCAGGGGGATCCCTTCGCGCGCCGCGAGCGCGCGCACCTCGAGCTGCGACTCGAGCTTCGACGCCTCGTACGCGCCGTGCTCGCGATAGAGCCGCGCGCGATCGTGCGACGAGAGCGGGATCTGCGCCTCGCAGAGCCACGCAGGCATGCGCGTGGCGCGATATCCACCGAGGTGCACGAGGCGCCGCAGCTGCGGGCGCGACGCGGCCCAGCGTGCGACCCGCAGCGTCCCCTCCACGTTCACCGCGCGCGCGCGCACCGGGTCCATGCCGAACTCGAACGCGGCGCCCAAGTGGTAGACGTCGCGCACGCCCTCGAGCGCGATGTCGAGCCCCAGCCCGTCGCGCGTCAGATCGCCGTCGACGCAGCGCAGCAGGCGCGCGTCCCCGCCGTGCGCGTCCACGAACGCGCGCAGCTCCTTCTCGCGCTCCCCCGCGCGGCGCACCAGCGCGACGACGCGCCTTCCTCGTCGCGTCAGCTCGGCGAGCAGCCAGCGCCCGATGAACCCACTCCCGCCGGTCACGAACGTGTCGAATGAATCGTCCATGCGCGCAGCGTGGGCTGGAGCGTGCATGAGCGCTGATTCATAGATCTCATACCAGCCATGAGCGAACCTGCAGAGCTCGGCGCTCTCAACCTGAACCTGCTGCCCATCCTCGCGGCGCTGCTCGAGGAGCGCAGCGTGAGCAAGGCCGCGCGCCGCGCGGGCGTCAGCCAGTCCGCGATGAGCCACTCGCTCGCGAAGCTGCGCGAGCTGCTCGGCGATCCACTGCTGGTCCCCGCCGGGCGCGTGATGACGACCACGCCGCACGGCGCGCGCCTCGCCGCGAAGCTGCCGGCGCTGCTCCGCGATCTGCGCGACGTGGTCACGCCGCCCGCCGCGTTCGATCCGCGCACCGCGGAGCGGACGTTCACGATCGCGACGTTCGACTACTTCGAGATCACGACGCTGCGGCGGATGCTCGTGCACCTCGCGCGCGAGGCGCCGCGCGTGAAGCTGGTCATCGAGCGCTTCGGCGCGGAGACGCCGGCACGGCTGCGCGCGGGGGAGATCGATCTCGCGCTCGGCTCGGCGTCGTCGTCGTTCCCGAGCGCCGGCGTCTCGCGATGCACCGTGCACCACGAGCCCTTCGACGTGATCGCGCGGCGGGAACATCCGCGCATCGGGCGCACGCTCTCGCTCGCGCGCTTCGTCGAGCTCGACCATCTGTTGATCAGCCTCGAGGGGCGCGCGGAGGGCGTCGTCGACCGCGCGCTTCGCGAGCACGGTCTCCGGCGCAACGTCGCGCTGCGCGTGCCGCACTTCTCGTCGGCGCCGCTCCTGGTCGCATCGACCGACCTCGTCTGCACCGTGGCGCGCAGCATCGCCG includes:
- a CDS encoding DUF429 domain-containing protein, which codes for MLTLGIDLGAQANETYGCAIDWSGGACRVAALHPKLDDERLVKLVTDDAFAAIGVDVPFGWPVAFVELLTARGSAQSWSVDAARLRLRDTDRHCKRLTGKDPLSVSSDRIAAPAMRWRLLATRVASASARLHEVYPGSALAVWSLEHKAYKNADQRDARIRILSALRAKLSLCVVDADAECLATCADALDALVASLIARAVALGRVHPIPPDLEAAAACEGWIQIPTCNVAELRC
- a CDS encoding helix-turn-helix domain-containing protein, with protein sequence MTTEVDLARHVAGRIVVVTTEELAALLESAVRRALDSLEGRSAALEWLDAAAAAELLRVHPRTIGKLVRQQGLPAHRIGKLYRFERRELLAWIEKHRAPTPKHLREFRAVR
- a CDS encoding TROVE domain-containing protein — protein: MVNTTLFRTYSGARLPGTDTIHEAGGNAYAFSAEHALAQLAVTGCLGATYYATDENQLEQTLALATKVDPVFLAKTALYARREAHMKDMPALLVAVLSLRDPTLFAKVFPRVVDNARMVRTFVQIVRSGRIGRKSLGTRPKRAVRGWLDAQDDDELFRASIGERPSLADVVKMVHPKPLTPARRALYAYLIGRTYDAKDLPPLVRAFEQYKTDVTGEVPDVPYQLLTSLPLGTNEWVEIAKHAGWQVTRMNLATFARHGVFGVPGMPELIAERLRDREAIAKSRVFPYQLLIAYVATRGSDLPRVVVEALHDALEMAIANVPRVEGRVWVLPDVSGSMQSPVTGDRGEGQTTAVRCVDVAALIAASFLRTATHARVLPFDDRLRDVVLEPRDTVLTNATKLAAVGGGGTSVSLPLAHLNEKREHADLVVYVSDNQSWVDASARGSASGHGASATMTEWAKLKARCPRAKLVCIDLQPYAHTQAPDRDDVLNVGGFSDRVFDVIAAFAQARGEGAGWVDVIQRMEIETA
- a CDS encoding HNH endonuclease, whose amino-acid sequence is MQTLVLTHTYQPHRVVSWQKAITMLFDGKVEVLSEYDEDIRSVSITVKMPAVVRLVRHVRHAKRGVKFSRANVLARDGFACQYCGRNAPPRELTFDHVVPRSQGGRTSWENIVTACARCNTRKGGRTPEQAGMALRHPPVRPKELPMLFVRLDFGRGVPEAWKSWMWWQSELSESA
- a CDS encoding cyanoglobin encodes the protein MTWVPSESDTPFDRLGGETRVRALAEAFYDAMDRDEPALARLHELDAEGRVARGPRDRFALFLIEWLGGPRAYSPTHGHPRLRMRHARAPVDVAMRDAWLRSMSRAMDAIGVDVELRAFLDRRFAEVADFLRNTPG
- a CDS encoding MerR family transcriptional regulator; translated protein: MADDAKLWKVGDLARATGISVRTLHWYEKVGLLRPARRTRAGHRVYGERELMRIQQILSLRAVGMSLDEIRALLARRDASPLDAIERHLARAKELIAEQQRLVVRLERVALALRAGSKVSAEDLLRTIEETVMIEKYYDEEQRKQLEQRRVEVGEERIREVEQAWPLLIAEAKQAMDEGVDPADPRMQSIASRWMALVREFTGGDRGIHESLGRMWKSEPSLAQRNGMDPALFEHVGRAIRIANGGKDWTGE